The following are encoded in a window of Urocitellus parryii isolate mUroPar1 chromosome 7, mUroPar1.hap1, whole genome shotgun sequence genomic DNA:
- the LOC113192199 gene encoding LOW QUALITY PROTEIN: uncharacterized protein LOC113192199 (The sequence of the model RefSeq protein was modified relative to this genomic sequence to represent the inferred CDS: deleted 1 base in 1 codon), giving the protein MADFRSGIENVQNETVIQLDNNKIIKDYPNCVESWTRPPLWCEARVRALVVPAPLPGYCLALRRPTASLRDLPTTDRPRVHPGRLSDNVREKDIQRFLEVDLKNGYGFMEFEDSDDDDDDDDAAAATERQGALRPTSGDGAARDGYSYGSRSGGGGYSSRRTSGRDKYGPPLCKEYRLIVENLSSRCSWQDLKDVMQQAGEVTYADAHRERTNEGVIGFRSYSDMKRALDKLDGTEMNGRNIRLIEDKPRASHRRSYSGSRFRSRSRRRSRSRSRRSSRSRSRSFSKSRSPSRSRSKGGSRSKSKGRKSRSKSKSKPKSDRGSHSHSRSRSKDEYKVSRSRSPSQSPKENGKGDIKSKSRSRSQIPFQFTLPLPPSKAPSVSPPPKRATSRSRSRSRTRSRSRSSSRD; this is encoded by the exons ATGGCTGATTTCAGGTCTGGGatagaaaatgtacaaaatgaaaCTGTTATCCAACTAGACAATAACAAAATTATCAAAGACTACCCAAATTGTGTTGAAA GCTGGACTCGGCCACCGCTGTGGTGTGAGGCGCGTGTTCGGGCCCTTGTGGTCCCCGCACCGCTCCCCGGCTACTGCCTTGCTCTCCGGCGTCCGACAGCCAGCCTTCGGGACCTCCCCACCACGGACAGGCCTCGCGTCCACCCAGGACGCCTGAGCGACAACGTCCGGGAGAAGGACATCCAGCGCTTCCTCGAAGTAGACCTCAAAAATGGGTACGGCTTCATGGAGTTCGAGGACTCcgacgacgacgacgacgacgacgacgccgccgccgccaccgaaCGGCAAGGAGCTCTGCGGCCCACATCCGGGGACGGCGCCGCGCGCGACGGCTACAGCTACGGAAGCCGCAGTGGTGGAGGTGGATACAGCAGTCGGAGAACCTCTGGCAGAGACAAATATGGACCTCCTCTTTGTAAGGAGTACAGGCTTATTGTCGAAAATCTTTCTAGTCGTTGCAGTTGGCAAGATTTAAAGGATGTCATGCAGCAAGCAGGTGAAGTAACATATGCAGATGCTCACAGAGAACGTACAAATGAAGGTGTAATTGGATTTCGCTCCTACTCTGACATGAAGCGTGCTTTGGATAAACTGGATGGTACAGAGATGAATGGCAGGAATATTAGACTTATTGAAGATAAGCCACGAGCAAGCCAT AGGCGGTCTTATTCTGGAAGCAGATTTAGGTCACGATCAAGAAGGAGGTCAAGAAGTAGGAGTCGCAGGAGCAGCCGCAGTAGATCTCGAAGTTTCTCAAAAAGTCGCTCCCCATCCAGGTCGCGGAGCAAAGGTGGATCACGTTCTAAATCAAAAGGCAGGAAATCTAGATCAAAAAGTAAATCTAAGCCCAAGTCTGATCGGGGTTCCCATTCACATTCTCGAAGCAGATCTAAGGATGAGTATAAAGTGTCCCGAAGCAGGTCTCCATCTCAGTCccccaaagaaaatggaaaaggtgaTATAAAGTCAAAATCAAGATCAAGAAGCCAGATACCCTTCCAATTCACCCTTCCTCTTCCACCCTCAAAGGCTCCTTCTGTGTCCCCTCCACCAAAAAGAGCTACTTCAAGATCCCGTTCTAGATCTCGCACAAGGTCAAGGTCCAGATCAAGTTCCAGAGATTAA